In Schizosaccharomyces osmophilus chromosome 1, complete sequence, the genomic window AAGTTCAAAACGTTATTCGGAATGTTAGCgataaaattcttttcgaTAAAAATGTTCCGCAAGAAAAACTTATACAGCGCGCCCATGCTTTACTCATGGTAGGAGAAGTGTTCCTTTCCGTTGCTCCCAAACGAGAACGTAATGATAATTATTTCGAAGAACTATTAAATCAACAAGCTCCCTCACAGGAGTAGAAGGATGTGCATTTGTTTAATACGTCGGTCATTGTTACTAACATTTCAGTCTTACGTTTACTTCTCGAATAATTATAGATCAACATACAGTATTTGTTCCTACTAAAACTTTCCTAcgtttttgaatattaatttttttctcaattttattttttctatacaAGTAATCCTAACTTGCAGATTTATACAGTTGTCTATTACTTAATTTGCTTAACGGGTCCACCAGGTGAATTTGGTAAACGAGCGGTCAAAACTTCACAACCTGTCTCAGTAACAAGAAGAGTGTGTTCGAACTGAGCAGAGCATTTACCAGAAGCAGTTGACGAGGTCCAATCATCAGGCCAACTAATGTCTCTGGCAGGGCCTAAGGTCAACATCGGCTCAATGGTAAATGTCATTCCAGGACGAGCAATGCCTGGAGCTTTGTTACGAGCATAATGGGGGATTGTTGGGGCcgaatgaaaaagttgattTACTCCGTGTCCACAGTATGTTCGAACGATTGAGAGGTTAGTGTCGGTAACAGACTTGGtatgtttttcaattatgTTACCGAACTCTTGGAACATAACACCGGGTTTAACAGCCTCAATTGCTTTATCCAAAGCAATACGAGTGTTTTCAACAAGGCTAACAAGTTCGGGATTACTCTTAGCCTTGTCTCCGACATAATAAGTTTCATTCAAATCTGCGTGGAACCCATTGTGGTATGCACTGATATCCAAGTTTATGATATCTCCATCCTGTAGAGGCCTTTGGTCGGGTATACCATGACAAATGATTTCATTTATCGATGTACAAACACTTTTTGGGAAGGAATAATAATTTAGAGGACTAGGATAACATTCACGTTCAACACTAGCTTCGTGAACGATGCGGTCAATTTCATCTGTAGTAATACCAGGACGAatagcagcagcagcaatGTCAAGTATCTCACGACCCAATTGACATACTTTTCGCATGCCTTCTTGCTCTTCGGGAGATAGACGCTTGATTTTAAAGCTACGACCTTCAATTTGTTCACTACGAGAGGAACCAGATTTCGCGTAATCAGGCTTTTTTATGTGTGGCGGGACCTTACGAATTTGAGAAAGAGGATAACTGGCTCTTAAAGAACCGCTATACTTAAATTTTGGGAAAGGATCGTAAGTTCCATCCTCTTTATCAACGTTAgctttaaattttgattCCATGTGTCGGCGATAGTTCGTAAAATCACTTACCTCTTTTAACAGTCCCAGGAGGAAGGTGTAGTTGCTTGTGGATGGGCTGTACAATCGTTAGGTCGATTAAGTGGGAAACAAACATTTTACTAATTTAGCTTACCCAGCTGTTTTTAAAGCATTCCTATAAAATGAGTCAGTAATCGTAAATTTATTTAAGGTTGACTTTTATAAACAACTTACCTGTCCGCAAAAGAAGGAGCTTGTATTGTTAACCAAACATTTTGGACATTGTAATTTATTCGCGAAATTATGGCAATCAACACCAGCGCATAATGCTTTAGTTGTTTCAGAAGCCATTATTGAAATAATCCTaagttaataaaaaagaactgTAAGAACTGTCAATTTTAGTGAAACACGGTTTGACCCTAAGTTTGGCTTCTGGTAAGTATGGAAAATTCTCAGTCGGCATTTATATTTAgtacaaaaaataagtagTTTCAAGAGAACCTGAAAATTAGAGATGTGAAACCGAATTTGTAAATTAATATCAGTAAAATAAACGAATAATAATTAGCCTGAGCTTGAAATGCAATTTCTATAGTTATTACAATTTAATTTCAAACattataaaattaaaatgaCTTCCtttataagaaataaaaaataaattaataaacaGAATAGCTTcgagaatgaaaaagtttcttcaTGCCCggatttttcatttgagAACCAGAGACATTATCAGGTTGAGGTGTTTGATCATCGTTTGAATCTTCAGTCACTTTGTATACTACAGAGGATTCCTTCGATGGTATTGAGTTAAACAAAGAGGGAGGACGTGAAGCGATTTCACGATCATCCGAAGGATTTGCTTGTCGGTAATCATTATTAGAATCAAATGCTTGGGGAGCAGAGGATGACTGCAACAGCATATTATCATTAACAGAGGGATTCGCAGGGAAGTATGATACTGCAATATAAACCACCAGCACGATTAAAAGAGTCAACTGGAGCACCAAtaatcttttttggaaagacgACTGCGAATAAGTTAGttaaattagaaaaaagaagtacaACTTACATCGTCACTTAATGATTGGATTCTCCTTTGAACAAACTCATTTTCAGCAGAAGC contains:
- the fma1 gene encoding methionine aminopeptidase Fma1, coding for MASETTKALCAGVDCHNFANKLQCPKCLVNNTSSFFCGQECFKNSWPIHKQLHLPPGTVKREDGTYDPFPKFKYSGSLRASYPLSQIRKVPPHIKKPDYAKSGSSRSEQIEGRSFKIKRLSPEEQEGMRKVCQLGREILDIAAAAIRPGITTDEIDRIVHEASVERECYPSPLNYYSFPKSVCTSINEIICHGIPDQRPLQDGDIINLDISAYHNGFHADLNETYYVGDKAKSNPELVSLVENTRIALDKAIEAVKPGVMFQEFGNIIEKHTKSVTDTNLSIVRTYCGHGVNQLFHSAPTIPHYARNKAPGIARPGMTFTIEPMLTLGPARDISWPDDWTSSTASGKCSAQFEHTLLVTETGCEVLTARLPNSPGGPVKQIK